From the Alphaproteobacteria bacterium genome, one window contains:
- a CDS encoding DUF2244 domain-containing protein — translation MLFDAVLTPSRSLPPLAARHILVAFFLLSCGVGLAFLVNGWWPIAGYFGLDALLLWWAFRASYRSGRLVERLHLTARALTVARVHPNGNAVEWTFQPTWLRVEMDDPPQHQSQLTLRSHGRAITVGRFLTPDERLEVARALRAALVDARRPALA, via the coding sequence GTGCTGTTCGACGCCGTGCTGACGCCGAGCCGCAGCCTGCCGCCGCTGGCCGCGCGGCACATCCTGGTCGCCTTCTTCCTGCTCAGCTGCGGCGTCGGCCTGGCCTTCCTGGTCAACGGCTGGTGGCCGATCGCCGGCTATTTCGGGCTGGACGCGCTGCTGCTGTGGTGGGCGTTCCGCGCCAGCTACCGCAGCGGCCGGCTGGTCGAGCGGCTGCACCTGACCGCGCGCGCACTGACGGTTGCCCGGGTCCATCCCAACGGCAACGCCGTCGAATGGACCTTCCAGCCGACCTGGCTGCGGGTGGAAATGGACGACCCGCCGCAGCACCAGAGCCAGCTGACCCTGCGCAGCCACGGCCGGGCCATCACCGTCGGCCGCTTCCTGACGCCGGACGAGCGGCTGGAGGTGGCCCGCGCACTGCGCGCCGCCCTGGTCGACGCCCGCCGCCCCGCGCTTGCCTGA
- a CDS encoding EVE domain-containing protein codes for MAHWLYKSEPGTWSWDDQVKAGSTFWDGVRNAQANNNMKAMRVGERGFFYHSGDERAVVGVVEVVKTWYPDPKDDTGRYGMVDLKTVGAFPQPVALAAIKAEPALAEMVLVKNSRLSVQPVTDAEWSRVCAMGGYKP; via the coding sequence ATGGCCCACTGGCTGTACAAGTCCGAGCCCGGCACCTGGTCGTGGGACGACCAGGTCAAGGCCGGCAGCACCTTCTGGGACGGCGTCCGCAACGCCCAGGCCAACAACAACATGAAGGCGATGCGGGTCGGCGAGCGCGGCTTCTTCTACCACTCCGGCGACGAGCGGGCGGTGGTCGGCGTGGTCGAGGTGGTCAAGACCTGGTACCCCGACCCCAAGGACGACACCGGCCGCTACGGCATGGTCGACCTGAAGACGGTGGGCGCCTTCCCGCAGCCGGTCGCGCTCGCCGCCATCAAGGCCGAGCCGGCGCTGGCCGAGATGGTGCTGGTCAAGAACTCCCGGCTGTCGGTACAGCCCGTTACGGATGCGGAATGGTCCCGCGTCTGCGCCATGGGCGGCTACAAGCCATAG
- a CDS encoding response regulator transcription factor — translation MSTGKRILIVDDDEALRTSLTEQLKLHEEFHVTEAGTGQAALNLLKKDYFELVLLDVGLPDMDGRDVCRLLRRSGVKAPVIMLTGANSDADTILGLDAGANDYVVKPFRLGVLLARMRAHLRQHEQSEDAVFSIGPYTFKPASKLLLEEQKNQKIRLTEKETAILKFLYRAGDKPVGRDILLNEVWGYNSEVTTHTLETHVYRLRQKIETDPSNAEILITEPGGYRLVP, via the coding sequence ATGTCGACCGGCAAACGCATCCTGATCGTCGATGACGACGAAGCCCTGCGGACCTCGCTGACGGAACAGCTGAAGCTGCACGAGGAATTCCACGTCACCGAGGCCGGGACCGGCCAGGCCGCGCTGAACCTGCTGAAGAAGGACTATTTCGAGCTGGTGCTGCTCGACGTCGGCCTGCCCGACATGGACGGCCGCGACGTCTGCCGCCTGCTGCGCCGCAGCGGCGTGAAGGCGCCGGTGATCATGCTGACCGGCGCCAATTCGGACGCCGACACCATCCTCGGCCTCGACGCCGGCGCCAACGACTATGTGGTCAAGCCGTTCCGGCTGGGCGTGCTGCTGGCGCGCATGCGCGCCCACCTGCGCCAGCACGAGCAGAGCGAGGACGCGGTGTTCTCGATCGGGCCCTACACCTTCAAGCCGGCGAGCAAGCTGCTGCTGGAGGAACAGAAGAACCAGAAGATCCGGCTGACCGAAAAGGAAACCGCGATCCTGAAGTTCCTCTATCGCGCCGGCGACAAGCCGGTCGGCCGCGACATCCTGCTGAACGAGGTCTGGGGCTACAACTCGGAGGTCACCACGCACACGCTGGAGACCCACGTCTATCGCCTGCGCCAGAAGATCGAGACCGATCCCTCCAACGCCGAGATCCTGATCACCGAGCCGGGCGGCTATCGCCTGGTGCCGTAG
- a CDS encoding tetratricopeptide repeat protein — protein MTQALFEVQTFDGHGWVTRHRGADVDAAGEAARHVLPHAKKQAVRIVRQSFDPARRTLDEQVVFSLGKPRRRLARRAFGVAAAFGFSALAIVGATLAPSIEPADLAALFESPAGVAAPSTPADDIATAAGVEPAPAATMPDNGTALAVLTPAAGSPPAFDCDRQAEQGLVRTAGIAADLEQLYVLCGRAILADPTAQTELAARFAAGTGTVADPVQAIRWYQEAARAGHVPAYRPLADLLAAAGNAPADVSRGISWYHRAAMGGDAAAAVALADRYRSGAGVDQDLRIALSYDLMAAEAGDTDAMLRAADAFRSGTGTDSDPDAARRWLERAGSVANGEQAAPQLQWSAPADIGQQAALDPAAPAPGALVVPVLHLDFDRDLPADDHSFAGAVAHASV, from the coding sequence ATGACACAGGCGCTGTTCGAGGTTCAGACCTTCGATGGGCATGGTTGGGTGACCCGTCACCGCGGCGCCGATGTGGATGCGGCCGGCGAGGCGGCGCGGCACGTGCTGCCGCATGCCAAGAAGCAGGCCGTACGCATCGTCAGGCAGAGCTTCGACCCGGCGCGCCGTACGCTCGACGAACAGGTGGTGTTTTCGCTCGGCAAGCCGCGCAGGCGGCTGGCCCGTCGCGCGTTCGGCGTCGCCGCCGCCTTCGGCTTCTCGGCATTGGCGATCGTCGGCGCCACGCTGGCGCCGTCGATCGAGCCGGCCGACCTGGCCGCGCTGTTCGAGTCTCCCGCCGGCGTGGCCGCCCCGTCGACCCCGGCCGATGACATCGCGACGGCCGCAGGCGTCGAGCCGGCGCCCGCCGCAACGATGCCGGACAACGGCACCGCGCTGGCCGTGCTGACGCCCGCCGCCGGCAGCCCGCCGGCGTTCGACTGCGACCGCCAGGCGGAACAGGGCCTGGTGCGCACCGCCGGTATCGCCGCCGACCTGGAGCAGCTGTACGTGCTGTGCGGCCGCGCCATCCTGGCCGATCCGACGGCGCAGACCGAACTGGCCGCCCGGTTCGCCGCCGGTACGGGTACGGTGGCCGACCCGGTGCAGGCAATCCGCTGGTACCAGGAGGCGGCGCGTGCCGGCCATGTGCCGGCCTATCGCCCGCTGGCCGACCTGCTGGCTGCCGCCGGCAACGCGCCGGCCGACGTCAGCCGCGGCATCTCGTGGTATCACCGCGCCGCCATGGGCGGGGACGCGGCCGCCGCGGTCGCACTGGCCGACCGCTATCGCAGCGGCGCCGGCGTCGACCAGGACCTGCGGATCGCGCTGTCCTACGACCTGATGGCGGCCGAGGCCGGCGACACCGATGCCATGCTGCGCGCCGCCGACGCGTTCCGCAGCGGCACCGGCACCGACTCCGACCCGGACGCCGCCCGGCGCTGGCTGGAGCGGGCCGGATCCGTCGCCAACGGCGAACAGGCCGCGCCGCAACTGCAATGGTCGGCGCCGGCCGACATCGGCCAGCAGGCCGCACTCGACCCCGCCGCGCCGGCGCCCGGCGCACTGGTCGTGCCGGTGCTGCACCTCGACTTCGACCGCGACCTGCCGGCCGACGACCACAGCTTCGCCGGCGCGGTCGCCCACGCCAGCGTCTGA
- a CDS encoding aldose 1-epimerase family protein: MPKLFGRDWSRAQLVRQFGDMSQVFGVRAVTCDDGPERGLRVLEFDTGCGFRFDVLVDRCMDIGSMQLDRAAIGWHSPTGFRHPWLHEVDAEGGLGFLRSFSGFMNTCGLDHVLGMAEESADHYNYPYRAKIFHGIHGRASYTPARLVGYGVQWDGDQCTLWAEGEVRQAAMFAENLKLTRRIEARVGEPTVSIRDRVENLGFYRTPHMLLYHVNIGWPVLDDGSELVAPIAGTPFMAHDPDATDVDYRFQTAPLDGFREQVYAHEVKTAADGTALAALVNRRFDWGDGRTGLGFQMEYDKRALPCLLQWQNLQAGNYVMGIEPCTVWPGSRQQQRERGEIRWLDHGQESSYALRFSALAGEAALASLDARVAAIQG; this comes from the coding sequence ATGCCCAAATTGTTCGGGCGCGACTGGTCGCGCGCCCAGCTGGTGCGCCAGTTCGGCGACATGTCGCAGGTGTTCGGCGTGCGCGCGGTCACCTGCGACGACGGCCCGGAGCGCGGGCTGCGCGTGCTGGAATTCGACACCGGCTGCGGCTTCCGCTTCGACGTGCTGGTCGACCGCTGCATGGACATCGGCTCGATGCAGCTGGACCGCGCCGCCATCGGCTGGCATTCGCCGACCGGCTTCCGCCATCCCTGGCTGCATGAGGTCGACGCGGAGGGCGGGCTCGGCTTCCTGCGCTCCTTCTCCGGCTTCATGAACACCTGCGGCCTCGACCATGTGCTGGGCATGGCCGAGGAAAGCGCCGACCACTACAACTATCCCTATCGCGCCAAGATCTTCCACGGCATCCACGGCCGCGCCAGTTACACGCCCGCGCGGCTGGTCGGCTACGGCGTGCAGTGGGACGGCGACCAATGCACCCTGTGGGCCGAGGGCGAGGTGCGCCAGGCGGCGATGTTCGCCGAGAACCTGAAGCTGACCCGCCGGATCGAGGCGCGGGTCGGCGAGCCGACGGTCAGCATCCGCGACCGGGTGGAGAATCTGGGCTTCTATCGCACGCCGCACATGCTGCTCTACCACGTCAACATCGGCTGGCCGGTGCTGGACGACGGGTCGGAACTGGTGGCGCCGATCGCCGGCACGCCGTTCATGGCCCACGACCCCGACGCCACCGACGTCGACTATCGTTTCCAGACCGCGCCGCTGGACGGGTTCCGCGAGCAGGTCTACGCCCACGAGGTCAAGACGGCAGCCGACGGCACCGCGCTGGCGGCACTGGTCAACCGCCGCTTCGACTGGGGCGACGGCCGCACCGGGCTGGGCTTCCAGATGGAATACGACAAGCGCGCCCTGCCCTGCCTGCTGCAGTGGCAGAACCTGCAGGCCGGCAACTACGTGATGGGCATCGAGCCGTGCACGGTCTGGCCGGGCAGCCGCCAGCAGCAGCGCGAGCGCGGCGAGATCCGCTGGCTCGACCACGGCCAGGAAAGCAGCTACGCGCTGCGTTTCTCCGCGCTGGCGGGCGAGGCGGCGCTGGCGTCGCTCGATGCCCGGGTGGCGGCGATCCAGGGCTAG
- the nth gene encoding endonuclease III, with product MTKAEIDAFFARLAAADPAPTTELDYRNPYTLLVAVVLSAQATDASVNKATAPLFATVDTPQAMVALGEARLREAIRTIGLFRTKAKNVILLSERLIAAHGGAVPRDRAALEALPGVGRKTANVVLNTVFGEPTIAVDTHLFRLANRTGLAPGPTPLAVEQALLKRVPDKWKQHAHHWLILHGRYVCTARKPACERCIVADLCRWEGKTAA from the coding sequence ATGACCAAGGCGGAGATCGACGCGTTCTTCGCCCGCCTGGCTGCGGCCGACCCGGCGCCGACCACCGAGCTCGACTACCGCAATCCCTACACGCTGCTGGTCGCTGTGGTGCTATCGGCGCAGGCCACCGACGCCTCGGTCAACAAGGCGACCGCGCCGCTGTTCGCCACGGTCGACACGCCGCAGGCGATGGTGGCGCTGGGCGAGGCGCGGCTGCGCGAGGCGATCCGCACCATCGGCCTGTTCCGGACCAAGGCGAAGAACGTGATCCTGCTCAGCGAGCGGCTGATCGCGGCGCACGGCGGCGCGGTGCCGCGCGACCGTGCCGCGCTGGAGGCGTTGCCCGGCGTCGGCCGCAAGACCGCCAACGTGGTGCTGAACACCGTGTTCGGCGAACCGACCATCGCGGTCGACACCCACCTGTTCCGGCTGGCCAACCGCACCGGTCTGGCGCCGGGGCCGACGCCGCTGGCGGTGGAGCAGGCCCTGCTGAAGCGGGTTCCGGACAAGTGGAAGCAGCACGCCCACCACTGGCTGATCCTGCACGGCCGTTATGTCTGCACCGCGCGCAAGCCGGCGTGCGAGCGCTGCATCGTCGCCGACCTGTGCCGGTGGGAGGGGAAGACCGCCGCCTAG
- a CDS encoding YciI family protein has translation MLWAIHCVDKPNSTDLRMSLRPAHLDYLKQQNALIVLAGATLTDDGETMTGSAFVIEAESRAAAEAFSANDPFTKGGLFGSITIGRMRKGIWNPDHMPAA, from the coding sequence ATGCTCTGGGCCATCCACTGCGTCGACAAGCCGAACAGCACAGACCTGCGCATGTCGCTGCGCCCGGCGCATCTCGACTATCTGAAGCAGCAGAACGCGCTGATCGTGCTGGCCGGCGCCACCCTGACCGACGACGGCGAGACCATGACCGGCAGCGCCTTCGTGATCGAGGCCGAGAGCCGGGCCGCGGCCGAGGCGTTCTCCGCCAACGACCCGTTCACCAAGGGCGGCCTGTTCGGCAGCATCACCATCGGCCGGATGCGCAAGGGCATCTGGAACCCCGACCACATGCCGGCCGCCTGA
- a CDS encoding DMT family transporter — protein sequence MAEPAAGRPVAALRTGPLEFAMLGGIGLLWGANFTLIKVGVGDIPPVTLTFARMALGALLLIAVAAARGVAWPRDLRTWALLFALAVFGAGLPQGLIAWSEQTIDSGLAAILMALMPVGAMLIAHAMTRDERLRWRTAAGIGLGFGAMVVLVGADALSGLGHAVGPELAAAAAALCYSLNAVLARRVSHLPALVVGAVSLGFAALYSLPVALIFERPWTIAPSTEAVVAIVALGLVGTGAAALLYFALINRAGATFLALSNYLVPLVGVAFGALFLGEALRAQAWVAMAMVLGGLALARR from the coding sequence ATGGCTGAGCCCGCCGCCGGCCGGCCGGTCGCCGCGCTGCGCACCGGGCCGCTGGAGTTCGCCATGCTCGGCGGCATCGGCCTGCTGTGGGGCGCCAACTTCACGCTGATCAAGGTCGGAGTCGGCGACATCCCGCCGGTGACCCTGACCTTCGCCCGCATGGCACTGGGCGCGCTGCTGCTGATCGCGGTCGCCGCGGCGCGCGGCGTCGCCTGGCCGCGCGACCTGCGCACCTGGGCGCTGCTGTTCGCCCTGGCCGTGTTCGGCGCCGGCTTGCCGCAGGGGCTGATCGCCTGGAGCGAGCAGACCATCGACAGCGGCCTCGCCGCCATCCTGATGGCGCTGATGCCGGTCGGCGCCATGCTGATCGCCCATGCGATGACCCGCGACGAGCGCCTGCGCTGGCGCACCGCCGCCGGCATCGGCCTCGGCTTCGGCGCCATGGTCGTGCTGGTCGGCGCCGATGCGCTCAGCGGTCTCGGACACGCCGTCGGCCCTGAGCTGGCCGCCGCCGCCGCGGCGTTGTGCTATTCGCTGAACGCCGTGCTGGCCCGGCGCGTCAGCCACCTGCCGGCGCTGGTGGTCGGCGCGGTCTCGCTTGGCTTCGCCGCGCTCTATTCCCTGCCGGTCGCGCTGATCTTCGAGCGGCCGTGGACCATCGCGCCGTCGACCGAGGCGGTGGTGGCGATCGTCGCGCTCGGGCTGGTCGGCACCGGTGCCGCCGCGCTGCTCTACTTCGCGCTGATCAACCGGGCCGGCGCCACCTTTCTCGCCCTCAGCAACTACCTGGTCCCGCTGGTCGGTGTGGCGTTCGGCGCGCTGTTCCTGGGCGAGGCGCTGCGCGCCCAGGCCTGGGTGGCGATGGCCATGGTGCTGGGCGGCCTGGCGCTGGCGCGGCGCTGA
- a CDS encoding M23 family metallopeptidase has translation MAHRDRMPAFRIREPRGHWRRPAVLALGLAAAGPAAAEEPAAWFLEPFPDVIAQAAPENAPAATGAAGAADAVAEPAADGAADAAPASDGADPAAVAEVQEPDVADPIGGPLTPDMMPDMVPGGPFRGSASLAEALGPAVGRNIAFGVVPTMSWAPITATLVVEPGDTMAGLFTDAGIGYGAALEAIESLQDVWDPRQLRPGQQVALTFVPAEDADSRATLVSFALDLAYDRRVSVSRNEDGSYAVLDESIAFDAALFRAVGTIDNSLYADGNAAGVPDSILLAMTRAFSYDVDFQRDFQPGDGFETVFEQSLDGGGGVVANGALVYAALTLSGETLEIYRFTRADGSVDYFTPEGASVRKALLRTPVDAARISSGFGMRRHPVLGYTRMHRGLDFAAPTGTPVYAAGDGTIAVAGWNSGYGNYVRIRHNGSTQTAYGHLSRFAQGISAGDRVEQGQVIGYVGSTGLATGPHLHYEILVNGAQVDPLSVQLPPGEPLAGADLARFQAWRGAFDAERLAMTAGEATLVAAAQ, from the coding sequence ATGGCGCATCGCGATCGGATGCCGGCATTTCGGATTCGGGAACCGCGCGGCCACTGGCGCCGCCCGGCGGTGCTGGCCCTGGGCCTGGCCGCGGCCGGGCCGGCTGCGGCGGAGGAGCCGGCGGCGTGGTTCCTCGAGCCCTTTCCGGACGTGATCGCCCAGGCGGCGCCCGAGAACGCGCCGGCAGCGACCGGGGCCGCGGGCGCAGCCGATGCCGTCGCCGAGCCGGCGGCGGATGGCGCGGCGGACGCGGCACCGGCAAGCGACGGCGCCGACCCGGCGGCCGTGGCGGAGGTGCAGGAGCCGGACGTCGCCGATCCGATCGGCGGCCCGCTGACGCCGGACATGATGCCCGACATGGTGCCGGGCGGCCCGTTCCGCGGCTCGGCCAGCCTGGCCGAGGCGCTGGGCCCGGCGGTCGGCCGCAACATCGCCTTCGGCGTGGTGCCGACGATGTCGTGGGCGCCGATCACCGCGACCCTGGTGGTGGAGCCGGGCGACACCATGGCCGGGCTGTTCACCGACGCCGGCATCGGCTATGGCGCCGCGCTGGAGGCGATCGAGAGCCTGCAGGACGTGTGGGACCCGCGCCAGCTGCGGCCCGGCCAGCAGGTGGCGCTGACCTTCGTGCCGGCCGAGGACGCCGACAGCCGGGCGACGCTGGTGTCGTTCGCGCTCGACCTGGCCTATGACCGCCGCGTGTCGGTCAGCCGCAACGAGGACGGCAGCTATGCCGTGCTCGACGAATCGATCGCCTTCGACGCGGCGCTGTTCCGGGCGGTCGGCACCATCGACAACAGCCTCTATGCCGACGGCAATGCGGCCGGGGTGCCGGACTCGATCCTGCTCGCGATGACCCGGGCGTTCAGCTACGACGTCGATTTCCAGCGCGATTTCCAGCCCGGCGACGGCTTCGAGACGGTGTTCGAGCAGAGCCTGGACGGCGGCGGCGGCGTGGTCGCCAACGGTGCGCTGGTCTATGCCGCGCTGACGCTGTCGGGCGAGACGCTGGAAATCTATCGCTTCACCCGCGCCGACGGCAGCGTCGACTATTTCACGCCCGAGGGCGCCAGCGTGCGCAAGGCGCTGCTGCGCACGCCGGTGGACGCGGCCCGCATCTCGTCCGGCTTCGGCATGCGCCGGCACCCGGTCCTGGGCTACACCCGCATGCACCGCGGGCTCGACTTCGCCGCGCCGACCGGCACACCGGTCTACGCCGCCGGCGACGGCACGATTGCGGTGGCGGGGTGGAACAGCGGCTACGGCAACTATGTGCGCATCCGGCACAATGGCAGCACCCAGACCGCCTATGGCCACCTCAGCCGCTTCGCCCAGGGCATCTCGGCCGGCGACCGGGTGGAGCAGGGCCAGGTGATCGGCTATGTCGGCTCCACCGGGCTGGCGACCGGGCCGCACCTGCACTACGAGATCCTGGTCAATGGCGCGCAGGTCGACCCGCTGAGCGTGCAGCTGCCGCCGGGCGAGCCGCTGGCCGGCGCCGACCTGGCGCGGTTCCAGGCCTGGCGCGGCGCATTCGATGCCGAGCGGCTGGCGATGACGGCCGGCGAGGCGACGCTGGTGGCGGCGGCGCAATGA